GATCGGGTTCTTCGCCGAGCCGGACGGTTGTGTCTTGGATTTGTGCCCCTTCGGACTCGTCGGCGACGTCTGCCCTTTCGTCAACCCGAAAATCTCGTTGTTGAACACGATGTAGGTCATGTCGTGGTTCTCTCGGGCAGTGTGCGTGAAGTGGTTGCCACCGATCCCGTATCCGTCCCCATCGCCACCCGCGGCGACGACCTCCAGATTAGGATTCGCAAGTGTCGCCGCCCGCGCCACCGGGAGCGATCGACCGTGGATCGAATGGAATCCATAACTCTCGAAATACGACGAAAGTTTGCCCGAGCATCCGATTCCCGTGACGAGCAATACCTCGTCGGGATTTTTGCCCCGCTCCACCATCGCTTGCTTTAGCGTCTTCAGGACGGCGAAGTCCCCACAGCCGGGACACCACGTCGCCCGTGGTTCGACGCCGGGGGTGAACGCGTTCGTGTCTACCTCCTGATCTGCACCGATTGCGTTGAATGCACTCATTGTGGTTACCTCGAGTTAGCTGCTTTCGTTGGTTCGAGACGCGTCGTCGGTGGCGCCTCGCTCGGATCGTCAGTAATGACGGCACGGACACCGTCGACAACCTCAGCGGGTTCGAAGGGATTACCGTCGTACTTGAGCAGACTAGATAGCCGATCGCCGTACGCTCCCAGTTCGCGCTGTACCAATCCCCGGAATTGACCGCCGGAGTTCATTTCGACGACAACAGCTTCCTCAACGCTTTCGAGGAATTCGACAACGTCAGACTCCGGGAACGGCATCATTTCGCTTACGCCTAGTGCCGAAACGGAGTCATCAGTCTCGTTGAGTCGATCGACCGCTTCGAAGACAGTACTCTGTTGACTCCCCCACACCAGGATCCCGTAGCGGGCATCTTCGGGCCCATATCGGGTCTGGTGTGTGCCCGTCTCATCGAGTGTCTCGCGGATCGCCTCTTGCTTTGTTCTGCGTCGGTCGACCTGTCGACGACGATTTTCGGGATCTTCGCTAATATGGCCTGCAGGGTTGTGTTCGTTTCCGCTCGTCAGAAATCGGCCACCTTTCTGGCCGGGGAGTGTTCGCGGTACGACACCATCGTCAGCGTCGTACTGAAAGCGGAGATACGTTCCCGACGCGTGGTGAGCTGCATCTTTGATTTCTTCTTCCGTGAGAACGGTGCCTGGATCCGGATCAGGGGCCGATTCGGTGAACACGCTATCCGGGACCGTCCGATACTCCCCCGAGAGCTTCTGGTCGATGATGACGATCGCGGGGAGTTGGTACTCGTAAGCCAGTTCGAACGCTCGACGCGTCTGTTCGTAACATTCCCTGATCGTTCCTGGTGCGAAGACGACTCGGTTGGAATCGCCCTGGCTGGAGTACAGGACGTGGTCGAGATCTCCCTGCTCTGGCTTTGTCGGCATCCCGGTCGATGGGCCGCCGCGCATCGCCTCGACGAAGACGACCGGTGTCTCGGTCATTTCAGCCGTTCCGAGCAGCTCGGACATAAGTGCGAACCCACCACCCGAGGAACCGGACATCGCCTTGACACCAGCGTGGGACGCACCGATCGCCATTCCAGCAGCGGCGATCTCGTCTTCGACCTGTTCAGAAACACCACCGTACTCGGGGAGATGCTGGGACAGTATCGTGAACACTTCCGTCCACGGCGTCATGGGATAGCCCGAGATGAACCGACAGCCGGCGTCGAGCGCACCGTATGCCACCCCGTGTGATCCGGAGAGAAGGATCGGATCTTCCTCGTGCGTTCCATCCGGAAGGACTACATCATGGTCAATCTCGTTTTCGTCCCGTATCTGATTGTATGCTGCTTCAAGGATCGTCAGGTTCGCCTCCAGCGCGTTGCCGCTCATCGTATCCGACATCAGCGCTTCGAAAGGTTCGAGATCCATAGACAGAAGCGCCGCCGTTGCACCAACGCCCGCCGTGTTGCGCATCACTTCACGACCGTGTTCGGTTGCAATGTCCCGAAGGTCGAGCGGATACACGTGCCAATCGTGTTCCGCAGCTAGCTCTTCGAGTGACGTATCGAGTACTGCATCGACGTCGTCGATGTCGATCACACCCTCATCGTAGATGATGATCCCCCCATCACGAAGGTCATCGAGGTTTTCTACGAGAGGCTTGATTTCCTCATTCCCGTAATAGGCGTCCTCATCCGGGCTTCGTGCAAACGAGTCACCCAGTGCCAAGAGAAAGTTATACCCGTCTCCCCTGGACTGCACCGGCGTTGCCTTGGTTCGAATTTCGGTATACGTGTGGCCACCGCGTATCCGTGATGGATAGTGGCGATGGGTGAATACGTGGAGCCCTGACCGCATCAGTACTTTCGCGAAGTTCTGGCTCGTTGAGTCGATGCCGTCGCCAGAGCCTCCTGCGAGTCGCCAAATGAGTTCTGTATCTGTCATCCGTTAGGTTTGCTCACCTGATTATCGTACGATTTCGTGCCATAAGTAGTGCCACGGGAACATGTTCGTTTGAGCCCAGCGGACTCTTCAGAACGAATACGTCTGGTCTTTCTGTTCAATATCCCAGACCCCAGCCCGGTCATCGTAGGATTTCCGCCCCACGAATGACTCGTCAAGATTCCCAAGAACGGCTAGATAGATGTCCTCACTGGAGTGGTAGGTTTGCTCGTTCGCCGTATCCAGAACTGCTGCGACCGTTGTCGGTTCCCCGGTTGGGGGAGTTAGTTCCCTCTCACCAAACTCGTCGATGAGAGCGTCGTCCTCGATTGGAAAGTCAAATTCGCGTTCACACAACTCTTGAATTTCGACTGGTCCCATGCGTGTCTCGTCATCCCCTATCCCGATAAGTGTTGGTTCGCGTTGCCAAGTGACGAGAGAAGACACCCCACGACAGGGCGTCTATCTCACAGCTTCGAAAAGATCATGAATTCGGATTCGAGCACACCACACTCATCGTTCCAGGAATATTGTTTCACCTTGCCGGTGCCTAACGAACATATTCTGCGGAGGAAATAAGCGAGAGGCGACCGTCAGTTTCTCCTAATGCCAACCATCGAATATCTGAATTACGACGTGGTGGACGATCAAGAGTGGGATATCTACGACGACGAAAATTTTGAACGGGCCGAGGAACTCGATCTGACGGACGAGGACTACGGTACGTTCGAGTGTAACGAAGGCGAATTTATTCTCGAAACAGCGGAAGCCAATGGTTACGACTGGCCATTCTCCTGTCGAGCTGGGGCATGTGCGAACTGTGCTGCGATCGTCATCGAAGGCGAGATCGAGATGGATATGCAGCAGATCCTCAGCGACGAGGAAATCGAAGAGAGAAACGTCCGACTTACGTGCATTGGATCGCCAGCAACTGAGCACGTAAAGCTCGTCTACAATGCCAAGCACCTAGATTACCTGCAAAATCGGGTGATTTGAGCAACTCCAATGCACGTTGGATTCGACCACAACACCGGTTCTGAGATATGCTTGGATGTATTGAACAGATGGAGGTATTCCCTGAGCCGCCCGATGTAGACAAGGCGAGACTCATCGAGGGCAAGGAGCTGATTCGTTTCTGTAAGGCTGCGGATTACCGTTGGAGAAAGAATTCGAGATAGTGATAGCGATCCACGTTTCAGTTAGTTCTGGGATAGATATCTACGAGGCAACTGGCATAATGCCACTGTCGATATCACTGGTAGTCGATTTCTCCGTCTCCTTCACCGATCCACGCGCCTCGATCTGGCTCCCGAGATTCCAAAGGATCTGGAAGATCCTTGTACCACGGAACATTCTTGAGCTGTTCTTTATTGTATGCGAGATCATGTTTCGTATCTCCTGTGAATTCGAATTGTTGAGTGAGAATGATAGCGTCAGTCGGACACACTTCCTCGCAGAGGCGACAATAAATACATTGGCCGATATGGAGGTTGTACTGTTCGCCATTTCGATCTTCGTCCATAACGATCTGGATTGTGTCGTTCGGGCAGACGTTTTCGCACTGCCGGCACCAGATACAGCGCTCCTCACTGAATTTGTGGACTCCTCGGAACCGGGGACTCACTTCAGGTGCTTCATCCGGATATTCGACAGTGAACGTTTTCCCATCTAAGGCGTGTTTCATCGTCACCGCCATCGATTTGAGAATCCCGATCATACACTGTTCAGTAACTTCCCCTTCCTACACCTTAGGTGTACGTGCGCTCACGAGGAAAAATCATCACCATTACCCATTCTCTGAACCTGCACCGTTGTCCTCATCAATCGCATCATCAGATACGTTAGGAGCACCGATGACAAGTACGCGGCTGCTCTCCACAGCAGTCAGTTGACGCCAAGATTCTGGAGGGACAACGATACAATCCCCTGGTGTTACAGTGAACGCCTCTCCTTCAATTTCCATCTCAAGACGGCCATCAAGAACGACGTACAGTTCCTCTTGTTCACGTTGCCGATGACGATCGTTCGAGTCGCCAGAATCAAACTCCCACACACTCGGGCGCATCTTCGATGGTCGAAGTTCGTATCCTACTGCACGCAGAGATGGGTCAAGTCCGTCGATATCCCGTACTTCGAGATCCTCAATGTTTGTCTTAGTGTACGACATACCATCTGGTAGGGAAGCTATCCGTTTAACTTCGGATGATGCCCTTCGAATCTCCGGAGAAAGCAGTCTTAGCAGGACAAGGATGCGTTGGTCACAGAATCCAAAGCGACAGTAGTATGGCGAACATCTTCGCCTCGAAACGAACGACACAGCCGTAGAGAATCAAGAATTATTAGGTACGGGGCCTAATTGTGCCAAACTGTGTCAATATTACTGCAGGCAAGTGAGCCAATCACCCGGCCGACTTTCTGGAAAATCGGGCCAATCGGCAAAGCGGTATTCTACTACCTCTCAGTAGTGGCTATTGTAGTCCTTCTTTGGGGCACCTACGACCGCTTTAAACGATATACACGGGGACAAGAAGACTGGTTCGACCGACTGGACAACCTTCCGGAGAGGATCGTCGTCGCAGCTAAAATCGTCATCACCAACGAGAAACAGTTCGATCGTGACCTAGTCGGTGGGCTGATGCACGCATTCATCATGTGGGGATTTCTAACGCTCTTCATCGCAACGTCAATCCTGTTCGTCGATATGGACGGCTACCGGCTGCTCACGGGTGAGTCGTTCTGGGTTGGTGATTTCTATCTCTCGTATTCGTTCGTGGTGGACGCTATGGGGTTGCTTTTCGTCGTTGGGCTCGCTATTGCTCTCTATCGACGATATATCGGTCATCTAGATCGCCTTTTCGGTCCAAACAGTAGTCTTGAGGATGATCTATTCCTCTGGACGTTGTTTTTCCTCGGTATCGGGGGATATATCACTGAAGGGATACGCATCCTTGGAACTAGTGCCGTACGTGATGTTTCGTTTGAAACGGTCAGCTTCGTCGGTTGGTTCGTCAAAGATGTATTCCAGATCGCCGGGATGACACCTGAATTAGCTGGACAACTGTATCCCATCGTCTGGTGGGCACACTCCCTCAATGCCTTCATCTTTATCGCAGCAATTCCCTACGCGAAGCCCTTTCACATGATATCGTCGTTCGCCAACGTCGTCGCTCGCGACAAAAAGGCAGGGAAACGCTTGCCATCGATTCCATCAGATATGGACGCCGACACCGGCGCCGCATCCATCAACTCGTTCTCGTGGAAGGACATACTTGATCAGGATGCCTGTACTAAATGTGGTCGGTGTACGGCAGCCTGTCCCGCTCACGCCTCAGGGCGCCCTTTGAGTCCGCGTGACGTCATTCTTGACCTCAAACAGTACCGTGAACAGGTGGACGCTGGTGGCGAAGAACAACCGATTATCGCTGACGGTGGTAATTCCGTTATTGCAGCTGAAACAATGGAATCCTGTATGGCCTGCATGGCCTGTATGGATGCCTGTCCCGTCGAAATCGAACACCTCAAGACGTTCACTCGGTTGAACAGACATCTCACCGATGAGGGCGAAATCCAGGCTAGCCTCCAGGACGCCTTTCGAAACGTCATGCAGAACGGGAATACGTTCGGGAATAATCAGCGGCACCGAGGCAACTGGACAGAGGAGCTGGCGTTTGATGTGACTGACGCCCGTGAAGAAGAAGTAGAGTATCTCTGGTACGTCGGCGACTACCCGAGTTACGACGATCGCAATAAGAAGGTCGCTCGCTCACTGGCTCGATTATTCAAGGAGGCTGATGTGGAGTTTGGGATCCTCTTCGAGGGTGAGGTCTACGACGGTAACGACATCCGTCGCGTCGGAGAGGAGTTGTTGTTCATTGAGCAGGCCGGAACTATGATCGAGAAATTCCAGGACTGCGAGTTCGAGAAAATTGTCTGTACTGACCCCCATTCGATGAATACGTTCAAAAACGAATATCCAGAGCTGGACTTCGGAGAGTGGGCCGACGATCCGATGTTCGACTTCGACATTGATGACAATCAGTGGAATCCTGAAGCAGACGTGTATCACTGGTCCCAAGCCGTGGAGGAACTGGTCAGAGATGGTCGTTTAGGCCTCGATGGGACCGAACTTGACTATACTGTTACCTACCATGATCCCTGCCACCTAGGTCGGTTTAACGATGTATACGAGACTCCGCGAGAACTCGTCCGTGCAACAGGATGCGATCTCCACGAAATGCCACGAAATCGCGCTGATTCATACTGCTGTGGCGGTGGCGGCGGTGGCCTCTGGATGGAGCACGAGCAAGACGAGAAACCCAGCGAGGAACGTCTCCGTGAGGCATTAGAAGACACTGACGCTGGCGAACGCATCGAGAAGTTTGTTGTCGCCTGTCCACTCTGTATGACGATGTACGAAGACGGCCGGAAAACCGGCGGATACGAAGACGACATCGAGATCGTCGATATCGCCGAACTCCTCATCGAAGCTATTGAGACGTCACGCAAGACGGTGTAATCCAGGAAGATACGCACCCATATATTGACTCGGATAGAAATGAGTACAATTGTTTCAGACTCGTTACGATGAGCGGCAGATAGTCGGTATGTTCTGAGCGTGAGCGAGCAAGACGCTGGTCGATGCATTCCCAAACCGGTATCTCGATTGGCTATGAATACCGATGTAATGTTCCCACGAGCGAGTGGTGTTCTCGGAATAGTCGTGTCGATCATCATGGCTATCGGTGCCATCTACGTTCTCGTCACTGAGACGTTCGGTGGATATGCCGGAACAAACGCAATTCTTGTCTGTCTCTTTCTCGTAGTACTTGGCGGGTTAGAGTTGAGCGTCATCTTGAAACATGGACGTGTTTCCACGCCGTACTGGTGACGGCGGCTTAGTCTCTCAGTTGAACGAGACGGAAGACTACAGTAATCACCGCGAAATAGAAGGTGTTTCCGACGATTTGCGTTGCTACTGATGGAGGTGAGTTCCGCCCAAGACCGGTTTGAACTTACTCCTCTCGCTGATCCCAGTCGGAAACCCCCAAATCAAAGTCACACATCGGTCGGGATAGATCTGTATCGATCATTGGTGATGATACGATGGAGGCCCTTACACTGTTGGTCGCGGTTCTTGCGGTCCAGACCTACCCGTCAGACTCGGAATTGAGAGGTCGATCCGCCGAAGGAACTGAGCATTGATTGCGACGATTACCGTGCTGAGCGACATCAGGAGCGCGCCAACGGCGGGCGAGAAGAGAATGCCGATAGGTGCCAGTACGCCTGCTGCAAGCGGAATCGCCAGGACGTTATACCCTGCCGCCCACACGATATTCTCCTGCATCTTTCGGTAACTCGCCCGACTCAGCTTCACGAGGCGGACGACGTCCATCGGATTGTTCTGGACGAGGATGATATCTGCCGATTGCACCGCGACGTCCGTCCCGCTCCCGATTGCGATACCGATGTCGGCCCGCGTGAGTGCGGGTGCGTCGTTGACACCATCGCCGACCATCGCCACGAGTTTCCCCTGATTCTGAAGTTCAGTTACTTTCTTGTCCTTGTCCTCGGGGAGCACTTCGGCGAAGACAGTGTCGATACCGAGGTCGTCGGCGACGGCACGGGCGACGTCCTCTGAATCACCGGTCAGCATCGCAACCTCGATGCCGAGTTCGTGGAGCGCGTCGACCACCTGGTAGCTTTCCTCTCGAATGACGTCGGCCAGCGCAAACGCAGCGATGAGTTCGTCCTCGCGGACGAGGTATACGACCGTCTGTGCGTTCTCCCCGGCCTGTTTTGTGAAGGCTGTAAGCTCGGATGGGACGTCACTGTCGAGGTGCGAGAGGAGGTTCGGCCCGCCGACGTAGATTGAAGTCCCGTTTACCGTCGCGCGGACGCCGCGACCCTTGAGCGCCTCGAAGTCGGTCGCCTCCCGTGCCGTGACGCCCTGCTGGTCGGCCGCCTCCCGGATCGCCTGTGCAATCATATGTTCCGAGTCACCCTCGACGGCCGCCGCCAGCGCGAGCGCTTCGTCCTCGCCGACACCCTCGACGGTCGCAACGTCGACGACGCCCTGTTCTCCCTTCGTCAGAGTGCCCGTCTTGTCGAAGATAATCGTATCCAGTTCTCGCGCTTGTTCCATGGCGATACGGTCCCGGATGAGCATCCCGTTGCGTGCAGCAAGTGAGGTGTTGATCGCGACGACGAGCGGAATCGCCAGGCCGAGCGCGTGTGGACAGGCAATCACCAAGACTGTGACAACCCGCTCAATGACCTCGACATTGAAGGAGATAGCAGCCGTCCACGCGATGGCAGTTACGACTGCGGCGGCCACAGCGACGTAGAACAGCCAGCCCGCCGCTCGGTCGGCAAACAGCTGTGTCTGTGACTCGCTCTGTTGGGCCTCCTCGACTAATCGCATGATGCCCGCCAGCGTCGTCTCGTCGCCCGTCGCGCTGATGCGGACCCGGAGACTCCCGTCACCGTTGATAGTCCCGCCGATAACCTCGTCGTCAGGCTCCTTCGAGACCGGCTTCGATTCGCCGGTGATCATCGATTCGTTCACATCCGAGTCGCCCTCCTCGACAACGCCATCAGCTGGCACGCTCGCGCCTGGACGCACAAGCACGAGATTGCCTTCGGAGAGATTGCTGACCGGTACCTCTTCAGTGGTACCGTCGGCAGTGATACGCTCGGCCGTGTCGGGCAGGAGTTTCGCCAGTTCATCGAGTGCGCTCGACGCCCGGCGGACGCTCCGCATTTCGATCCAATGTCCAAGGAGCATGATGTCGATGAGCGTCACCAGTTCCCAGAAGAACGCCGACATCGTCGGGAGGATGATGCTCGCGAGACTGTAGACGAACGCGACGGTGATCGCCATCGAGATGAGCGTCATCATCCCCGGCGAACGGTCGCGCAGCTCGGGAACGGCCATCTCGAGGAACGGCACGCCACCGTAGGCGAAGACGATCACCGCGAAAACCGGGTTGATCCACTCGCTACCGGGGAACGCCGGGACCGAAAACCCGAGCCACTCCTGGAGCGTCTCGCTGTAGAGGAGAACGGGAATCGAGAGGAGCGTCGAGACGAAAAAGCGCCGCCGGAACATCTGCTCGTGACCCTCGTGCATCCCACCGTGGCCGCCATGGTCGCCGTGAGCGTGGCCGTCGCTTCCGTGGTCCATGTCGTGTTCGTGCTGCTCGTGAATCCCTTGCTCTGCCTCGTCTGCATCTTCCGCCTTCTCTTCAAGTATTGACTGTTCCACTCGCGACGTTTCCCGGTCACCCCCAGCCACGTCCTCACTCCCCTCGTTTACGTGGTGTCCGTCATGGCTCGCGTGACGATCAGAATGTTCATCATTACCGGTCGAATCTCTGTGCTTATCCATAGGTAATCCCAGTTAGTGATGCTACGTTACTCAGAACGAAAGGAGTGTGGATTATTCAATCAGTTCCGTATTCGCGCATGAATTCGAGAGCGAGTTGTTTCGCGTCATCGAACTCCTCGACGATTCCGAGTTCCTCGGAATGTTCACCTGCCGTCCATACGAGATATCCCCATCCACCGAATTTATTTGGCTCTTGGACTCGGTTGATCCGAACGAGTAGATTTCCGCCGTCATAAGAATAGACGACTCGAGGATACTCTTGATCGATGAATCCGTGATAGGAGACCCCTTCCTCCTCGAGATGCCAGTTCTTCGGCAAAGTTTCTGCTATGGCCATAAGAGTAGGTTGCGTTGCTGTCACTATGATGATTCCACCGAAGATGTTCGGTTAACTTTCACCGATAATCACCAGTGACGGATCATCATATCTGGTGTCTGGTGTTATTGGTGGAATCCTTGAGTGCGGATAAGAGACAGAATGCTAAATGGGTATGTGGATTTCTCGCTAGCTGCTGTCCTTAGTCCACCGTTTCGGCGTACACCGTAGTTACTTCTGGAATTTCCATTGGCAACTTGTTCTGGATCGCTTGAACGGTGAATGGAGAAATCCCACATCCACCACAGGTACCACTCAGTCGAATCCACACTTCACCGGTTTCCTCGTCAATATCTTGAATCGCGGCGCTCCCGCCATGCATGGCGATTTGTGGGAAATTCGTCCGTAGAAACCCTGCGACACGGTCGGTGAGTGTATTGGATTCTTCGGTCGACTCTACAGCCATACCTTGATATGGCCTGTCCAACCGGGTAACTGTTGAGCCGAACATCTTTGCTCAATCATCGAAGGAGGTCATTGT
The Halomarina pelagica DNA segment above includes these coding regions:
- a CDS encoding thiamine pyrophosphate-dependent enzyme, coding for MSAFNAIGADQEVDTNAFTPGVEPRATWCPGCGDFAVLKTLKQAMVERGKNPDEVLLVTGIGCSGKLSSYFESYGFHSIHGRSLPVARAATLANPNLEVVAAGGDGDGYGIGGNHFTHTARENHDMTYIVFNNEIFGLTKGQTSPTSPKGHKSKTQPSGSAKNPIRPLEWGLNAGATYIARTAAVNPRQATEILVEAMDHDGFAHIDFLTQCPTWNKDAKQYVPYIDVQDSEDFEFDVHDRDEAAQMMRETDTRLHQGEILTGRFFVEEGRPSYSEEKRQTGQMPDEPIVEQYFDDDAEWKPSADLLDRHR
- a CDS encoding 2-oxoacid:acceptor oxidoreductase subunit alpha, yielding MTDTELIWRLAGGSGDGIDSTSQNFAKVLMRSGLHVFTHRHYPSRIRGGHTYTEIRTKATPVQSRGDGYNFLLALGDSFARSPDEDAYYGNEEIKPLVENLDDLRDGGIIIYDEGVIDIDDVDAVLDTSLEELAAEHDWHVYPLDLRDIATEHGREVMRNTAGVGATAALLSMDLEPFEALMSDTMSGNALEANLTILEAAYNQIRDENEIDHDVVLPDGTHEEDPILLSGSHGVAYGALDAGCRFISGYPMTPWTEVFTILSQHLPEYGGVSEQVEDEIAAAGMAIGASHAGVKAMSGSSGGGFALMSELLGTAEMTETPVVFVEAMRGGPSTGMPTKPEQGDLDHVLYSSQGDSNRVVFAPGTIRECYEQTRRAFELAYEYQLPAIVIIDQKLSGEYRTVPDSVFTESAPDPDPGTVLTEEEIKDAAHHASGTYLRFQYDADDGVVPRTLPGQKGGRFLTSGNEHNPAGHISEDPENRRRQVDRRRTKQEAIRETLDETGTHQTRYGPEDARYGILVWGSQQSTVFEAVDRLNETDDSVSALGVSEMMPFPESDVVEFLESVEEAVVVEMNSGGQFRGLVQRELGAYGDRLSSLLKYDGNPFEPAEVVDGVRAVITDDPSEAPPTTRLEPTKAANSR
- the fer gene encoding ferredoxin Fer produces the protein MPTIEYLNYDVVDDQEWDIYDDENFERAEELDLTDEDYGTFECNEGEFILETAEANGYDWPFSCRAGACANCAAIVIEGEIEMDMQQILSDEEIEERNVRLTCIGSPATEHVKLVYNAKHLDYLQNRVI
- a CDS encoding NuoI/complex I 23 kDa subunit family protein produces the protein MIGILKSMAVTMKHALDGKTFTVEYPDEAPEVSPRFRGVHKFSEERCIWCRQCENVCPNDTIQIVMDEDRNGEQYNLHIGQCIYCRLCEEVCPTDAIILTQQFEFTGDTKHDLAYNKEQLKNVPWYKDLPDPLESREPDRGAWIGEGDGEIDYQ
- a CDS encoding cupin domain-containing protein, translating into MSYTKTNIEDLEVRDIDGLDPSLRAVGYELRPSKMRPSVWEFDSGDSNDRHRQREQEELYVVLDGRLEMEIEGEAFTVTPGDCIVVPPESWRQLTAVESSRVLVIGAPNVSDDAIDEDNGAGSENG
- a CDS encoding (Fe-S)-binding protein, coding for MLLQASEPITRPTFWKIGPIGKAVFYYLSVVAIVVLLWGTYDRFKRYTRGQEDWFDRLDNLPERIVVAAKIVITNEKQFDRDLVGGLMHAFIMWGFLTLFIATSILFVDMDGYRLLTGESFWVGDFYLSYSFVVDAMGLLFVVGLAIALYRRYIGHLDRLFGPNSSLEDDLFLWTLFFLGIGGYITEGIRILGTSAVRDVSFETVSFVGWFVKDVFQIAGMTPELAGQLYPIVWWAHSLNAFIFIAAIPYAKPFHMISSFANVVARDKKAGKRLPSIPSDMDADTGAASINSFSWKDILDQDACTKCGRCTAACPAHASGRPLSPRDVILDLKQYREQVDAGGEEQPIIADGGNSVIAAETMESCMACMACMDACPVEIEHLKTFTRLNRHLTDEGEIQASLQDAFRNVMQNGNTFGNNQRHRGNWTEELAFDVTDAREEEVEYLWYVGDYPSYDDRNKKVARSLARLFKEADVEFGILFEGEVYDGNDIRRVGEELLFIEQAGTMIEKFQDCEFEKIVCTDPHSMNTFKNEYPELDFGEWADDPMFDFDIDDNQWNPEADVYHWSQAVEELVRDGRLGLDGTELDYTVTYHDPCHLGRFNDVYETPRELVRATGCDLHEMPRNRADSYCCGGGGGGLWMEHEQDEKPSEERLREALEDTDAGERIEKFVVACPLCMTMYEDGRKTGGYEDDIEIVDIAELLIEAIETSRKTV
- a CDS encoding copper-translocating P-type ATPase, with the translated sequence MDKHRDSTGNDEHSDRHASHDGHHVNEGSEDVAGGDRETSRVEQSILEEKAEDADEAEQGIHEQHEHDMDHGSDGHAHGDHGGHGGMHEGHEQMFRRRFFVSTLLSIPVLLYSETLQEWLGFSVPAFPGSEWINPVFAVIVFAYGGVPFLEMAVPELRDRSPGMMTLISMAITVAFVYSLASIILPTMSAFFWELVTLIDIMLLGHWIEMRSVRRASSALDELAKLLPDTAERITADGTTEEVPVSNLSEGNLVLVRPGASVPADGVVEEGDSDVNESMITGESKPVSKEPDDEVIGGTINGDGSLRVRISATGDETTLAGIMRLVEEAQQSESQTQLFADRAAGWLFYVAVAAAVVTAIAWTAAISFNVEVIERVVTVLVIACPHALGLAIPLVVAINTSLAARNGMLIRDRIAMEQARELDTIIFDKTGTLTKGEQGVVDVATVEGVGEDEALALAAAVEGDSEHMIAQAIREAADQQGVTAREATDFEALKGRGVRATVNGTSIYVGGPNLLSHLDSDVPSELTAFTKQAGENAQTVVYLVREDELIAAFALADVIREESYQVVDALHELGIEVAMLTGDSEDVARAVADDLGIDTVFAEVLPEDKDKKVTELQNQGKLVAMVGDGVNDAPALTRADIGIAIGSGTDVAVQSADIILVQNNPMDVVRLVKLSRASYRKMQENIVWAAGYNVLAIPLAAGVLAPIGILFSPAVGALLMSLSTVIVAINAQFLRRIDLSIPSLTGRSGPQEPRPTV
- a CDS encoding NifU family protein, which encodes MAVESTEESNTLTDRVAGFLRTNFPQIAMHGGSAAIQDIDEETGEVWIRLSGTCGGCGISPFTVQAIQNKLPMEIPEVTTVYAETVD